From the genome of Nicotiana tabacum cultivar K326 chromosome 2, ASM71507v2, whole genome shotgun sequence:
atttaggggaacgaggttctagaaagtaaaacgatcggtcgggtcgttacagctaATTAACCAGATCGTTTATATGAATtacatgttcccacaatactactcgCCTGCCCACaatatatcaaccctatattcctatggtattgaatCTACCATGAATGAATATAATACGATATTCAATTAAGTAAGAGTATtgggtatattcctatcctaaccgcaaaatcTTCCCCCGAGCCAcaggttcagaaacaagctctatctaattctactctaatctaaatatGGCTTTCCCAAGTATAGCATATATAGTAGGGTGAATTGGTagctacaacaattcacaagttaaaactagaattaaagaaacaaccacaagatgataatccaaattaacgaagatgtaattaataaacgttaataatcatgtcaaccatAACCCTAGAAACATAGtacttagccactcatgttcgtagtaagaattttccaaatattttgcataaacaaattacaaataaaatataaaggAATGAAGAACTctatgattttctcctccaaaagttgTTCCACGTGATGTTCTTGCCTCGGGTCGCAAAACTCCTCTAaaaatggtgtttaatgactatttatatgtgtagagaAAAGACCTAAatgaaataaccaagtccaaaaccaaGTAGGTGACAAAATAGGCTTTAAAAATCCGGAACACCCTCGCCACAGACCTCGCGGCGACAGCTCAAACGCGCGCTCCAGCTCACCTCATGCCTCATGGCGCAAGCTCTGTCCCGAGCAAAATACCCTACCTCGTCTGCTTAGTAGCAAGCAATAAGGCTCGCGTCGCCTGCTTCATTTACAattctgtttcttttctttctttgcctACTCTTCAAGTCACgttccttttttgttttctttcctttccaattgttctttttgtcttctttttgagTTGTCTCTTTTGTCTTCCCACACAAAGTCAAACCTTAATATATCCACTAATTAAATAATCACAACTTCATTCTTGTagtgtataaaatacacataaaatctctactttgctcccaatttcgtcttcaacgtacctacacataaaataaactcaattaagcacaaatatagtatagtttagcattaaaacCCTGAAAcgtaaggtaagtaatgcactaagaatatggaattatagccaacATCAGTTACCCTAACGTTACTCGtgctcgagcaatcaaactacactttatatagacacgacctttttacaCAATTCTCCTAACCCATCAtaccaagaatctttaaaatagactaagcatgagggtgtaacatcttcacctcaagatttgattcacaagtaccatgcattattcacaactcactcacgTAGAGTCAATgccattacctttccttcatgaatcaagtgcccccACACAACAAAAGaaagtagttccacacacaataaaatttaagaacaattaggaactcaagatagaaagaattcactctctcagaaataacattcatatgccacaaaatatGCACCATAGGCtagcccgtagtgtaatactctactaatcgagctcattcagtcttggatcaagtaggactttaattggttgtaatgtaggctgcgggtcgggtaggatacatttggatataagagtgactacaccttcctaagcactttaatacatatactttaacattaaaacctcatacttatgtcaaaccaaactccaccttcacatcaatgtatattactcCATAATTTATttagcacaattacatcaagagtcaccactattaaggaatatttttcacagcaatacaactatatttttcttttctttttcaattcaagtggctcttactttttcaaaacagtgctcctttctccttatttctttagttccactcaaaagccaaaccaaccaccccacgctttaacttttacaaagttcattacaattcaagtgctcataagaggttaaaaggttcaaatatatgattaattcaaacaaatgggtaaggcttgtaatgtggttgccaaagaaacatgattacaggctcaaaaggttaactacgatacataacaattaggcaggtaaactatatatatctggctcaacaaagaaacacctatatcacttccaagactgaacgaaattactatttcgctttgcaaagacacgtggcaagttctagacatcaaatgcaatgcacataaaaatacacaaacctcacacacacatggcacataactcactcaggatcggactcatcaaaacactctagtcaaagcagttaagcaaatttaagatcacacaatttaaggtactcatacaagagtcaaaaactgagcctaagcgtcacaaccaaagtactcactattctcagggcataacaaagtcaagagatattgcttcaattcaattcatctcacattggctcctactcctaaaaaaataaaactaactacacccggttcaaataaaacccttggaaaagaaccgcggcacaaagaaaatcCAAGGgagaattactacactacctacaaagaaaagctttttgtgttttttctttagatttaaatccctcaagaaaactgtctaggagatccatcgtcgggaaaagtccaatttttctacgtttttttttaatttgtttcatagctactaaaatactaaaacaccacacaactacgaaaacaaaaataagaagttaacattttCCTAACATCCTACTACTAATTATCTCGAGAATTCTCCCAcgccacacttaaaagagtgtagtgtccccaatgcacaaataaagaaaaataattacgatggtggacaagaaactccctgaaaggccaaaagCCAAAGCAATCACGgctcacggggtactcagacttccccccaGGCATGGTCCTTAGTGTGGCACCTCACACTTTGTTCTCACTATCTAACTCGCTTTTGTACACTTCCAATGGCTTTGCCTCCTAtgcttataatcctacaaaatgGAAACAAGCACTACAACAATaataagataataaataaaaataatagaaagcactaaagatgggttgcctcccaacaagcgcctgatttaacttCGCGGGACAACACTGCTACTCTTCTCAGGCTGGgcgctttctcttcttctttctcccaTTAAGTCTAGCCTTTTTACACACTCTCAGAAGGTCTCCTCTTTCATCTCTGGCTCTTTTCTCAATCGTCCTTACACACTCAGCTTGCAATACCACCTCCTCCAACTCAGTTGTCCCATCCGAATCACTACAATTCACATAAGGACTCTGCTCTATCCCCTTCAGTTCTACCACAACAATCATGCACAAGTCCTCATAATGCTTAGGGAGCTTAAGTGTCTTGTACACATTAAAAGTGATTTTCTCATCGTCAACTCTCATATTCAACTTCCCTTCCCTAACATCAATAATCGCTCCAAAATAATGGGCACTTCCTCATCTGCCTCGTAATCAAGAACAATAAAATCAGCAGAAAGAATAAACTTTTCCACTCGAACAAACACATCCTTAATAATTCCTTCTAGCATAACTAGTGAATTATCTGCCAACAGTAAAGTGATTATAGTAGGTCTAAGCACCCCTAATCCGAGTTGCTTGATCAAAGAggatggcatcaaatttatactagcCCTTAAATCACACAAGGCTCTACCAACTTCTTGCTTTTCGAGAGACAGATGAATTGTGAAACACCCAGGATCCTTTATCTTAGGAGGAAGTTTACTCTGAACTCTAGCACTGCACTCTTTAGTAAGTGCAACAGTTTCAAACTCTGTATGTCTTTGCTTGTTTGCCACAATATCTCTGAGATACCTTACATACTTAGGCACTTCCTGCAAAACTTCCACCAAAGAAAAATTCACACGCACTTGGCTCAAAATATCAAAGAATTTCTTGTACTTAGCGTCATCTTTTTGCTTTTGCAGTCTTTGTGGAAATGGAGGTGATGGCCTTGTCACAATTACTGGCTCTGATCCTTTGTTCTCTTTCTCATTCTCCTCAACTGGCTTATGAACTAATTCTCCTTCAGGACTAGCTGtatacttctttttctctgaaaCTTCTTCTAATGTTCTTCCATTTTTGAAGGTAACCGCATTGACTTGAGCCTTAGGATTAGGCTCAGTATCACTCGGGAGAGCTCCAGCAGGTCTAATATTCTGATTGTTAGCCATTTGCCTGAACTACCTCTCTAGATTTCTGAATTCTGTGCGCAATTGTTGATTCTCAGCCCTGACTTGTTGATTCTCAGCCATAACTTTTCGATTGTCTATCAAGAGCCTTTTCATCATGTCAATCAAACTCTCCTCTGCTTGCTGTGGAGGTTGAGGTAGATGATTGTAATTCACTTGAGGTCTGATATTCTGATTTCCACCACAAGAGAAGTTAGGATGACTCATCCAGTTCGAATTGTATGTGTTACCATATTGGGCATGTTGATTCATTGGTCCTCTAgcttgttgccccacatagtatattGATTCAGGATTCACGGGACATGTGTCACTTGTGTGACATTCACTACATAAATCTTAGCAAGTAGACATCTATTGCACATGTTGCATCTGTTGTGCATGAtgcattgtcattttattcatcTGATTCGCTAATCTTGCTATATCTTCCCTCGTTGCTGAGAAATCATCAAGCTCGATCACACCTGCTACCTCTTGTTTAAGTGCTCTTCGTGGTTCCCCATATCCTTGCCAATTattatcattagcagtgaaataGTTTAGCAGGATCTGGATctcactatacggtcttgccatgcaactatCCCCACAttctgagtcaagattcatctttgatgcctcgtCTAACCCATCAACGAAAGTGTGACCCAGCACCTCATCGGTCTAACAATGGTATGGGTAGTCTtcgagtagcttcttgtatctttcctaAGCTTGTCAAAGAGTCTCACCATGTCattgttgaaacccaagaatctggctcctcagcgactttgtcttcttcGTGGGAAAAAACgtgattaagaatttccttgctagatcatcccaattgTGAattgagttcgcgggctccttttgtaACCATTCCTTAGTTCCCCCAttagtgaaaagggaaatagtgtctgtctgacatagtccttggaaacattcggataattgtaagtgtctgtAATATCCAggaagttctgaatgtgcctctgcggttCTTCAtaagatagacccacatattgcctTGTTGATTGAATTAGCTGTACCATATACTGTTTAAGTTCAAAGGGACCCGTGATACAAGGCTTCACAATCGCCTGAGTCATAAGAGCCAGATTGGGCCTTGCAGCCTCTATCACTGGACGCTCTTCATTACCCGCtatctctattggctgtggttgaactacaaTGTCCAACTCTGTTTTAATTCTAGTTCTAGCCTTGACTTAGGAAGGAGATTGTTTGCGCTTCTACTCCTACGCATTTAAGAGAGGAGCCTGCGTTATCACAAATAAggaaaactaaaaattaaaacttgaacaaataaagaatttaaaagcttaacttagctaaacaatcaataactaagtccccgacaacgacgccaaaaacttgttggttccccaagtacacgcaagtatacgtggtcttcaagtaataaagtgactcaaaagtcggatgtcgaacccatagAGACTTAGATCAATTGTCAACTAaacaaactaaaatcaattaattgtccaagataatcaagagtgatatttttctattaatctactattgcggaaattaaacaagtaacaactaacTTATCAATAATGCAAATATATATGAAGAGATTTTACTTCAGAGGAGATAAAAATTACAGGGTCGTggttggtttatcaatcctattaagttcaataatcacACTCGTTAATCAAGATTATCTATGGTTTCTAATTAACCAAATCatttatatgaatagcatgttcccacaatactacacTTTAGCCATACTTTATTTATCTTCctttgttgtaggacacatcatCTTGTTCAACTTCATATGACCAACAAGAGGCGTGCTAACTAGTTTAGCACTCATCATGTTGAAGCGTTTAAGTACACGTTCAATATACTTCTGTTGTGACAACAACAACTTACTATTTGTGCTATCTCGGACAATCTCCATTCTTATAATTTTTCGTGCTGGACCCAAGTCTTTCATGTCAAATGCCTTGGACAAATCTTCCTTCAACTTGGTAATCAACTTCTTGTCTTGTCCTATAATcagcatgtcatccacatataacaACAAGATGATGAAGTTATTGTAAGAGAATTTCTTATAATATACACATGGATCTGAAAAAGTCTTTGTGTATGTTTGACTTCTCATGAATAATTCAAACTTCTTGACCACTGCCTTGGCACTTGTTTCAGCCCATAAAGACTTTttttcaatttgcacaccatgtgtttctttgcCTTTACTTCAAAACCTTATGGCTGCTCCATATAGATTtcttcttccaaatctccatgtaaaaatgcagttttgacatccaactgctccacttcaagatctaggttAGCTTCCAAGCTCAAGATTGTTCGAATATAGGTCATTTTGACAACAagtgagaaaatttcatcaaaatcaatacctttcttctgatCGAAACCTTTTACCACCAATCGAGATTTGTATCTCACCAACTTGCTGTTTTCATCTTTCTTGAgcttaaagacccatttgcactTGAGGGGACTTTTGccttttggaagttcaaccagttCATACGTGCCATTCTTCCATAGAGAATCTAGCTCTCCTCGCATGGCTTCCATCCTCTAGATTTATTCTGGATGAGATATCACCTCCTTGAAATtctctggctccccctcatcagtGACGAGGATATACTCTGAATAAGGATACATCGTGGACTCTACCTTCTCTCTTTCTGATCTTCTCAAAGTTTGTtgtcattattgttgttgttgttgcttttaTTCTTCCTCTTATGAAATAGGATGCTCCCCCTGCTCATCAATCTCTTTATCTACACCTTCCGTGTGCCATTCTTCACATGTGGAAGGATTACGCACATGTATAGTAAGAGTAGTAACAAAGTTAATGACTATACCGTTATCATTTTTGGTATTTGTTGATTGATCACCATCAATCCCGACCACATCTTCTCTGAAGATCACATCTTTGCCTCTGATGATCTTCTTCCTTTCTAGGTCCCATAATCTGTAGTCGAA
Proteins encoded in this window:
- the LOC107775865 gene encoding uncharacterized protein LOC107775865; protein product: MANNQNIRPAGALPSDTEPNPKAQVNAVTFKNGRTLEEVSEKKKYTASPEGELVHKPVEENEKENKGSEPVIVTRPSPPFPQRLQKQKDDAKYKKFFDILSQVRVNFSLVEVLQEVPKYVRYLRDIVANKQRHTEFETVALTKECSARVQSKLPPKIKDPGCFTIHLSLEKQEVGRALCDLRASINLMPSSLIKQLGLGVLRPTIITLLLADNSLVMLEGIIKDVFVRVEKFILSADFIVLDYEADEEVPIILERLLMLGKGS